The Ziziphus jujuba cultivar Dongzao chromosome 3, ASM3175591v1 region gtttttgtttttgccaaGAATTTCCATGTGTTATTTTATATGCTAGaaatgagaaaaaataattaacatttgatatgtaattaattattattttttatggggAGTCATGTTATTAGGTTTAGCAACTTCAGCTACCTCAAAATTTTTTGGGAAGcccttttttaattaaaaaaaaaaaggaatagaaaAAAGATTTTGACCATATTAGAAGTGcacaattatatgtatattgaaACAGAGCGAGAGATAGTTTCACAACAGTAATGGTCctactctttttgttttttgtttttttaatttcttttttattttttgaaaaaaaaaaatcatctcccaTATACAAATACATGGTGGGATAAAACAATGTTATGTATCAACGGACGCATCTACAAGCTCCACCATCCAAAATAACACAAATTTACATAGCCAAATTCACATCTGGACCACAAGGTATTCGTTTTTGTCAGATTTGTTATTGTCTCAAGTGTCGAAAACACAGACTAATTAATGTCCCgagaaattcttttattttatagtaCACATACTTATCGCTTGTTGAACAATGAGGGTCACAATTTAATTAAAGATTCATATTCCTCCCATTTTCCACCTGATCTTGATGGAGTGCTATTTGTGTCCACcacttttccatttttattttaatttattttggtctTATCTATGAAAACAAAACCTTTACATGTCTCTGAATTATCGTACAAGATCTCTGtcaagtaatatatataaattatataattttaataaaaaattaaatttaaacaaatcaggataataataattttattaaaaattcgGATGCATGCCTGTCCATATCAGTCTATTCATATATCATGAATATTATACCTCTTAACACATTTGAATAGGTTTGCATCCGAAATTTAATAAAGTTTGGATGCTGTGATATGAAAATgattattcaaaatattttagagCCAAATTTATCTCAATAGTTTTGGGGTTTTTTGACGGGAATTGAGGAAGACAAATAAGCAGGGGATTCTTCCCTAAAACAATTGGCTGCATTGTGCTATTAAGTTTACCAATTTatcttaattttcattatttttgtatGAATTCCTATTTATTGTCAATATTTTTGcgatgttatttttattttttatttactgcttaatttcattatttttatttttattttttataattaagttACATTAATATGTTAACCAATAAAGTTTTGTTACAATTGTAATATTAGTAGATTTATTTTGTATCACCTAACCTAACATTACTTCAttattgtaaattataaaataattagaaccaCAAATAACTACTCTATTcattattggaaaaatattacaaaaccaACACTACAGGCATATCTTTATATTACCAAGGCAATGAAGATACCATTTATTTGTGAGACAATACTACAcacttttattttacaaaaccaACACTACAGATGCTATTTATTTTACCATACCGATGTGCTCATATCAGGGTGATCGTGCTCATATATATAACAGCAAAtcgtttattttatttgagataATCAATAAATTACTTATAACTGACCGAgcatatcaattttaatttcaatgtaTTGTTTATTATAGCAACAAtagcttttctaaattttcaaaatatcaaattatagcCTCTCATTTCTTATCCAACTCCAACCCTATCTACGCCCCCCTTTTGCTTTAGTGGCAAATATCCCGTATGAATATCCTATGCAATTTAAGAGCATAACTTACAGGAGAGAATCTATTATTGCGGCCCTATAACATCCTACGTCATTTTCAATTATCACATTCAATgtaataattgaataatttatatggtgcaatattaaaataaaatatgtaaaaactAATACTAAGTTAGTTTTGTAATTAGTGCATATTGatctatttaaaattacatcAGTGTACAAGTTCTTTCACCCAGTACATCAATTTACAAATTCTATTGCCCATTTATTagagacacaaaaaaaaaaaaaaaaaaaaaaaaaaaaaatctgctgCCCATTACTCAAATTAAGAACATCCTGTTTCTCAGgtattttccaattaatattCAGTTATTCACGAATGACCATGAAgcagtgtgtatatatatatatatatacaagtgctCAAGTGATgatatccataattttttatatcgAGGATAAATGGCTCAATCATTTAGAATTTTTAGATTTACAGAGGACATTGAATTCAACAAATGAAAGTGCTCATGAACACCAATTTTCCCttttacaaaatgagtaaatttTTCTACCTAACATGTAACTGGATCATATTCAAATCGTCAGAATGTGAAACAGGTTATTCTGCAACCATTGTTGATCTGTCTACCACCAATTTCATATTGAGgacttactatatatatatatatatagtggatTCGTATGATTCTTGCTTTGGTTTTGATGCAAGCAATGGTTCTAGTGAGCTCCCTAAACACTGAGAATTACAACACAAAAGTATAAAGACAAACTGCTTTATAGAAGAAGGACCACTTTGTGAGGAAGAATTGATGTGTTACCATGTGAAGAAGATAAATAACAACCTTAAAgtaaaaactaaagaaagagaataattgaataagaagaaagagataATTCAGAGATAAAGAAAGCTAAATGCAGCTATTACGAATCAGTaaaaacccttctttttttttttttcgtgtgcGTGTGTGTTGCTTTTAGACAATCACTTTGAAACATTTAGTAATTAATATTGTATTCTGGATCAAAATGGGGGTCTTTATGTTctgtttttcattaaaaaaggcCCAGCTGCTAGCCATGTTAAACATATCCTTCGGCAAATTTATGCTGCTGCTAGGTGAATGAATCCTTGTTTTATTCATCTAAAATTTGAAGTACTAATTGCTTTTCAATAGAGCAAAAGATAACTTGGGCCACCAATTTTTTATACAAGCTAAATTAGCCCTGGAAAATGGCAAACCATAAGGAAGAGCAGAAGTagtaataaataagaaaagcatattatataacatataataggACGCTAATTCATTCtttagttgctggaaaaatggTACACACAGAACAATCAAGGCGACAGCAATGGCGAACGGATTGGATAAGCTTTTCATGGTACTCTCTGAAAGCGATTTCGAACCCCTTCACGCGAATAACCTCCTTCCATTTCTCAAACTCCTCCACAATCCTCAGCATTGTGAATCCATGACCAGCAGTCACAACATGAGGACCTTTTGTAAGCAGAGCCCAACCGTTTTCGTTCTTGTAGGAAAGCAGCTTCTGGATTTCTTGTGTAACAGGGTCAACCTGCTTATGAGCTTTGGTGAAGAACAAGCTCTCTATACCATCCCAGAACCGACCAAGAATTCCATGGTCTTCTCCTCCTTTGGGACTCTTTCCAACACAGAACAGCTCGATGCCAGTCTTTGCTTCCTTGAAGATGGGATCGTTTGCAAAGGCAGTTGCTTTGGTTGCAAAATTTTTCACCCACTCGTTGTCTTTACCACCATAGaagaaaatgtaattttcacCATTAGGATGTGCTCTGATcatctgttttatttattttttttttttcatcatgaaAATTTAATCAAACTCCGAAGACttattacaaaaagaaaaaaaaaagagcacttCGCTTCCACAATTTGGacatgaaattgaaaaaaaaacaaaaatgaaaacaattacTTACTTTATCTGAAATGGTAGTGTCAATTTTGACCACTACAGTTTGAAACCAAGTCCTTTGTTTGGATATGGCTTCCTCAGCAGCCTTATCGAAAGGAAAGGCCTTAGTTCCCCAGAGCTTGACAAGGTGGAGGGCATTGGTGTTTTCGATCCTTCCTTGATGGTTCATCACAACCAGTGAAGGCTTTCCCTTGAAATTCCACTCTTCCTTGATGAACTTGATGCCTACTGTGGCTGATAGGGATTGGACTGTGAACCATGGCATTTTAGACCTCAGGATCTCAAATTTCTTTTGAAGTTCAGGGGTCCAGCTCTCGACCACGGGGATCCAAACAATCTTGTAATTATCATCTTTCTTTGTTCCTTCATAAACTGGTTTGAGATCTGAAATATCTTCCTCTGTGATTTCGAGAGTCGAGATGAACAAAAATATGTTCTTC contains the following coding sequences:
- the LOC132803223 gene encoding protein SIEVE ELEMENT OCCLUSION B-like, translating into MEIIDQFDKLSIYDPKEIPGLSVALDHIPVDVYWSIVAVVACSTKLTLLTSDEDHPYDLAPYSQKIHYILNKLKIQLVVCRRQVEERETYLRLKKFFQTPTEVMEIFKALTFTRAKPQPLIDGSTNKQVSIEVLRKKNIFLFISTLEITEEDISDLKPVYEGTKKDDNYKIVWIPVVESWTPELQKKFEILRSKMPWFTVQSLSATVGIKFIKEEWNFKGKPSLVVMNHQGRIENTNALHLVKLWGTKAFPFDKAAEEAISKQRTWFQTVVVKIDTTISDKMIRAHPNGENYIFFYGGKDNEWVKNFATKATAFANDPIFKEAKTGIELFCVGKSPKGGEDHGILGRFWDGIESLFFTKAHKQVDPVTQEIQKLLSYKNENGWALLTKGPHVVTAGHGFTMLRIVEEFEKWKEVIRVKGFEIAFREYHEKLIQSVRHCCRLDCSVCTIFPATKE